From Phaeodactylum tricornutum CCAP 1055/1 chromosome 23, whole genome shotgun sequence, one genomic window encodes:
- a CDS encoding predicted protein, whose protein sequence is VMGFGTTSFQGSISTTLQHVNSTAVSFATCARQYRGISNIDRDIMLCAGTQDNEGSCQGDSGGPLINANGVQVGIVSFGVGCGDSDFPGVYARTSGAADWISSQI, encoded by the coding sequence GTTATGGGATTCGGTACCACATCGTTTCAGGGCAGCATTTCTACTACTCTGCAACACGTAAATTCGACGGCCGTCAGTTTCGCTACCTGTGCCCGGCAATACAGGGGTATTTCCAACATCGATCGGGACATTATGCTCTGTGCCGGTACGCAAGACAATGAAGGATCCTGTCAGGGAGATTCTGGTGGTCCTTTAATTAATGCCAATGGTGTTCAGGTGGGCATTGTCAGTTTTGGTGTCGGTTGTGGCGATAGCGATTTTCCTGGTGTTTATGCGCGCACGTCAGGGGCTGCCGACTGGATTTCTTCACAAATT
- a CDS encoding predicted protein gives MPLPEYSTFTVALPASTANAVTELPTTDASATARTVAQTGLPAWKAALTKYTMMMFILGMCVSLPLTLWPQKLLYKLKLINRVRKERWALATGQGCARWMLRIFPFCSLDAQGYHDPNPQPTIWACNHTSMLDVFLLLAADRALRGPHKRPIKIVYWRGLETNPVTRLLFRQAGFIAVNMADNGNGTANEYDRASFKTFLRETKQAFVDGFDIGILPEGQLNPTPEKGLLPVFSGAYTIAKLSKRPMSLMALHGAHRLWHPDDAIGMTVTGRNVSVRSYPGTRVYTSADEFVQTFQHVVGHFGTYGVDLPRPKLRSWLNGSAYAQLQQQLQDGDQQSPQSPAVDTL, from the coding sequence ATGCCCCTTCCTGAGTATTCCACGTTTACTGTAGCTCTACCAGCGAGCACTGCCAATGCTGTCACCGAACTGCCTACTACGGACGCGAGTGCAACCGCGAGAACTGTTGCCCAAACTGGCTTGCCGGCGTGGAAGGCAGCTCTTACCAAATACACCATGATGATGTTCATTCTCGGCATGTGCGTGTCACTGCCACTCACTTTGTGGCCCCAAAAATTATTGTACAAGCTGAAACTCATCAATCGCGTCCGTAAAGAACGCTGGGCGTTGGCCACGGGACAAGGGTGTGCACGCTGGATGCTCCGTATCTTTCCCTTTTGCAGCCTCGACGCGCAGGGTTACCACGATCCAAATCCCCAACCGACTATTTGGGCTTGTAACCACACCTCCATGTTGGATGTGTTCCTCTTGCTCGCCGCCGATCGGGCTCTCCGTGGGCCACACAAACGTCCCATCAAAATCGTCTACTGGAGAGGACTCGAGACCAACCCCGTCACGCGTTTACTCTTCCGTCAGGCCGGCTTTATCGCCGTCAACATGGCCGACAACGGTAACGGTACCGCGAACGAATATGATCGTGCCAGCTTTAAGACCTTTCTGCGCGAGACCAAACAAGCGTTTGTGGATGGCTTCGATATTGGTATTTTACCCGAAGGACAATTGAATCCGACGCCAGAAAAGGGACTACTGCCCGTCTTTTCCGGAGCCTATACCATTGCCAAATTATCCAAACGACCAATGTCCCTCATGGCGTTACACGGTGCCCATCGCCTTTGGCATCCCGACGATGCCATTGGCATGACCGTTACGGGTCGCAACGTATCGGTCAGATCGTATCCCGGCACTCGGGTCTACACCAGTGCCGACGAATTCGTGCAAACCTTTCAACACGTAGTGGGACATTTTGGGACATACGGAGTCGATTTGCCTCGCCCCAAATTGCGATCGTGGTTGAATGGATCGGCCTACGCTCAGTTACAGCAGCAGTTGCAAGATGGCGATCAGCAAAGCCCTCAATCGCCCGCAGTCGACACTCTGtag
- a CDS encoding predicted protein, translating to MPEISPRIIGGSLASAKEFPWFAAASGRFSCGASLIHPRILLTAAHCVGAFRSDGVHIGAFRRGSTVRGAVFRKVIREIQHPDFQETSFSNDFMLVILADPVNDRDPVTLNTNINVPADNQELTVMGFGSTLYGGSVSKNLNEVTTFAINHNTCRDIWSTNFPRDVQLCTLNRGKGACQGDSGGPLVLANTNIQVGIVSFGAECADTKPSFPAVEARVSGAIGWIADTICDVTGDCDYISNMNNRPPPTPGPVTLPPQSKTATLDIVFQYDAYPKETTWSVLSDDQPIFVGPNYEPGLYERWTSTFDEVPYGDYVFQIDDSWGDGLTTGDYFGSAELVQDGVTIAYVSGSFGLRQTVDFVIGTDPQPAIPPSQPPTMSPTLAPSSAPTQSTRIDTGTINIHFQYDGYPDETSWVIQSWPSYQILFSGPDYLPSIYQNWTTSLVDIPVGRYAMTVYDSWGDGLKTGSFFGYYRILQVNDTNGDGNTKELAYGDGVFGFASTVQFEVNAL from the coding sequence ATGCCGGAAATCTCCCCACGCATTATTGGTGGCAGTCTCGCTTCGGCCAAAGAATTTCCCTGGTTCGCGGCGGCAAGCGGTCGCTTCTCGTGCGGCGCGTCGCTCATACATCCCCGCATCTTGCTTACGGCAGCGCATTGTGTGGGAGCCTTCCGGAGCGATGGAGTCCACATCGGGGCCTTTCGAAGGGGATCGACCGTCCGGGGAGCCGTCTTTCGGAAAGTTATCCGGGAAATTCAGCATCCCGACTTTCAAGAAACTTCCTTCTCCAACGATTTCATGTTGGTGATCCTCGCTGACCCAGTGAATGATCGCGATCCCGTTACGCTTAACACAAATATCAACGTGCCGGCAGACAACCAGGAGCTTACGGTCATGGGCTTTGGCAGTACCCTTTACGGTGGTTCCGTCTCCAAGAATTTGAACGAAGTAACTACCTTTGCGATCAATCACAACACTTGCCGAGACATATGGAGCACAAACTTTCCACGAGATGTTCAACTCTGTACACTTAACCGGGGAAAGGGTGCCTGCCAAGGCGATTCCGGGGGACCACTTGTACTCGCCAATACGAATATCCAAGTTGGTATAGTTAGTTTCGGCGCCGAGTGTgcggatacgaaacccagcTTTCCCGCTGTCGAAGCCCGTGTCAGCGGAGCCATTGGATGGATTGCAGACACAATCTGCGACGTCACCGGTGACTGCGACTACATCAGCAACATGAATAACCGGCCACCGCCCACGCCCGGACCAGTCACCTTGCCCCCACAATCAAAGACGGCCACTCTAGATATCGTCTTCCAGTACGATGCTTATCCCAAAGAAACCACTTGGAGCGTGCTCAGCGACGACCAACCGATTTTTGTCGGCCCCAACTACGAACCCGGCTTGTACGAACGATGGACATCTACCTTCGACGAGGTACCCTACGGCGACTACGTCTTTCAAATTGACGACAGCTGGGGCGACGGTTTGACAACGGGAGACTATTTCGGCTCTGCTGAGCTTGTACAGGATGGTGTCACCATTGCCTACGTCAGTGGATCGTTTGGGCTCAGGCAGACCGTCGACTTTGTGATCGGGACCGATCCACAACCTGCCATTCCTCCTAGCCAACCCCCCACTATGTCGCCGACACTGGCCCCTTCTTCAGCTCCAACTCAATCAACCCGGATCGACACAGGCACGATAAACATCCACTTCCAGTATGACGGATACCCCGACGAAACATCCTGGGTAATCCAGTCTTGGCCGTCGTACCAAATTCTGTTCAGTGGTCCCGACTACCTACCAAGTATCTATCAAAATTGGACAACCTCACTCGTGGATATACCAGTGGGTCGCTATGCAATGACTGTGTACGACTCATGGGGCGACGGACTCAAGACAGGGAGCTTTTTTGGATATTACCGGATCCTGCAAGTAAACGATACAAATGGGGATGGCAATACGAAAGAACTAGCCTACGGAGACGGTGTTTTTGGGTTTGCGTCTACCGTGCAATTTGAAGTGAATGCGCTTTAG
- a CDS encoding predicted protein — translation MFPSAQSGETISRSSRTLVAFTTLALVGCLAALVQTFGPAQDYYSMRDHNIVFSTITERPTVESTKTTSPSSSPPQLSSLVAQMSGGAPVDWNTYLDAVAYDPSLRTSWTCGNESSQTANTARKVKVIFVHVFKTAGSTFRELFQSYARRCHAGLAIVTECSGLSPNITTHWRNQRGFTSNKAAPELCVRKRVLTREGRVYDSKTQGPFYPTLEFMQHYVDLLIGHLPIGAHRHWPKETSQVPLSSSNMTPVDAQYLTFVREPVHKYQRVMVGVVENMTESIALMRYVMDGGNELRELFGIVDSSNTKSVADSGDANSLDGVDANSTSSKTLIRNKSSVSTDAVIQGLRENPQIAAALDKVLKYDSIGQASFFTDELADTILTVFLQPDSFELTSQMLYH, via the exons ATGTTTCCGTCGGCTCAGTCTGGTGAAACCATTAGTCGTTCTTCGAGGACATTGGTAGCGTTCACGACGCTGGCCTTGGTAGGCTGTTTAGCAGCCTTGGTCCAAACGTTCGGGCCAGCACAGGATTATTATTCCATGCGCGATCACAACATTGTCTTCAGTACAATCACCGAACGACCAACGGTAGAGTCGACAAAAACCACCAgcccttcgtcgtcgccaccacAACTTTCCTCCCTCGTAGCCCAAATGTCCGGCGGCGCACCGGTCGATTGGAACACGTACCTCGATGCTGTCGCGTACGATCCCAGTTTACGAACTTCCTGGACGTGCGGCAACGAATCTTCTCAAACCGCCAACACCGCTCGCAAGGTCAAAGTTATTTTTGTACACGTCTTCAAGACTGCCGGTTCGACCTTTCGTGAATTGTTCCAAAGCTACGCCAGACGGTGTCATGCTGGGTTGGCCATTGTCACGGAATGCTCCGGACTCTCGCCCAACATTACCACGCATTGGCGAAATCAACGCGGCTTTACGTCGAATAAGGCCGCACCCGAATTGTGTGTGCGCAAACGCGTACTCACACGCGAGGGACGCGTATACGATTCCAAAACGCAAGGACCTTTCTATCCGACGCTGGAATTCATGCAACACTACGTGGACCTCTTGATTGGGCATCTGCCCATTGGGGCACACCGACATTGGCCAAAAGAAACATCTCAAGTACCCCTGTCATCCTCCAATATGACACCAGTGGATGCCCAGTATTTGACCTTTGTACGGGAACCCGTACACAAATAT CAGCGCGTCATGGTTGGTGTGGTGGAGAATATGACGGAAAGTATTGCTTTAATGCGATACGTCATGGACGGGGGTAACGAACTGCGTGAACTCTTTGGCATAGTCGATAGTAGCAATACCAAAAGCGTCGCTGATTCTGGCGATGCCAATTCCCTAGACGGAGTCGACGCAAATTCCACTTCAAGTAAGACACTTATTCGCAACAAATCATCGGTCTCGACCGATGCAGTCATTCAAGGGTTGCGAGAAAACCCACAAATCGCTGCAGCCTTGGACAAGGTCTTGAAGTACGATTCCATA GGGCAAGCTTCTTTCTTCACCGACGAA CTCGCCGACACGATCTTGACTGTCTTCCTACAACCCGATTCTTTCGAACT TACAAGTCAAATGCTCTACCACTGA
- a CDS encoding predicted protein: MLAIADPEPDSAPILSLRQPVTMNATPIRLDPQPSHAELARLCDKYPVSMESERTMEYGTAGFRYDAAVLPPVMVRVGILATLRALETASGYHVGVMVTASHNDESYNGVKIADPDGGMMNAQGERLAVYLANERNTDALVQYFVAQQAKYTTEKRIHSGNAATEPVVVHVGRDTRSHSPFLTCLVVKAARACGALVLDHGVVTTPMLHHAVLHANHVKFLPKLIPHRPHVDGYQRLLIDSYRALLATTDNQAPLQRSLLVDCACGVGYIGLEALLQTLDQQSSGFGSSTTIVPTNGPDSGGPLNESCGSEYVQKMIIPPTWYDADLFTSATTSEGRAIKPASVDKSYCAALDGDADRIVFFSEGGHGSDFFLLDGDKIACLLCDFVGNELGILQKAVPSISFLSLGVVQTAYANGASTAYLEQKLGKANVAIAKTGVKHVHAAAHQFDIGVYFEANGHGTIVFGDRYYDALNEAAAFLSTAVQDTVATRALRRLETLPRLVNQAVGDALSDLLLVDAILTLRRWTLAEWNAMYQDLPSRQDKIRVQDRSIIQTNDNETRCLAPASVQPRLDELVQQHPSGRCFIRPSGTEDVVRIYAEAATREAADTLCQAAARVVHDECQGVGEPPSIQSRM; encoded by the coding sequence ATGCTTGCCATTGCCGATCCTGAGCCTGACTCTGCTCCCATTCTATCACTGCGGCAGCCTGTCACTATGAACGCTACTCCCATTCGACTGGATCCGCAACCTTCGCATGCGGAACTCGCCCGCTTATGCGACAAGTATCCCGTGTCGATGGAGTCGGAACGAACGATGGAATACGGAACGGCGGGATTCCGCTACGACGCCGCCGTCTTACCACCCGTCATGGTGCGGGTTGGCATACTGGCAACCTTGCGGGCGTTGGAAACCGCTAGCGGCTATCACGTCGGCGTCATGGTAACCGCTAGTCACAACGACGAGAGCTACAACGGCGTCAAAATTGCGGATCCGGACGGTGGCATGATGAATGCACAAGGCGAACGTTTGGCTGTCTATCTCGCCAACGAACGCAACACGGATGCTCTCGTGCAGTACTTTGTCGCACAACAGGCCAAGTACACTACAGAGAAGCGTATCCACTCCGGTAACGCTGCGACAGAACCTGTTGTGGTGCACGTGGGACGAGATACTCGTTCTCATTCTCCTTTTTTGACTTGTTTGGTCGTCAAGGCCGCCCGTGCCTGCGGAGCCCTCGTGCTGGATCACGGCGTTGTCACGACACCCATGCTACACCACGCCGTCCTACACGCCAATCACGTCAAATTCTTGCCGAAACTCATTCCGCATCGACCCCACGTTGACGGATACCAGCGACTCTTGATCGACTCCTACCGTGCCCTCCTCGCGACTACCGACAATCAAGCTCCACTACAGCGCTCGCTTCTAGTGGATTGTGCCTGTGGCGTAGGATATATTGGACTCGAAGCCTTACTACAAACACTTGATCAACAATCCTCGGGATTCGGCTCGTCCACGACAATCGTTCCAACCAACGGTCCCGATTCGGGTGGACCCCTCAACGAGTCCTGTGGTTCGGAATACGTGCAAAAAATGATTATTCCTCCGACTTGGTACGATGCCGACCTTTTTACCAGTGCCACCACATCGGAAGGTAGGGCCATCAAGCCAGCATCCGTCGACAAGTCGTACTGTGCCGCTCTAGACGGCGACGCGGATCGGATCGTCTTCTTTTCCGAAGGAGGCCACGGCTCCGACTTTTTTCTCTTGGATGGCGACAAAATTGCTTGCTTGTTGTGCGATTTTGTCGGCAACGAACTCGGCATTCTACAAAAGGCCGTACCGTCGATCTCGTTCTTGTCGCTCGGTGTGGTACAAACAGCCTACGCCAACGGCGCGTCAACGGCCTATCTTGAACAAAAACTCGGGAAAGCCAACGTGGCCATTGCCAAGACGGGCGTCAAACACGTACACGCAGCGGCGCACCAATTCGACATTGGTGTCTACTTTGAAGCCAATGGGCATGGGACCATTGTCTTTGGAGATCGGTACTACGATGCGCTCAACGAGGCGGCCGCGTTTCTTTCAACGGCAGTGCAGGACACGGTTGCAACAAGAGCGCTTCGCCGGTTAGAAACCCTACCACGCTTGGTCAATCAAGCCGTCGGGGATGCCTTGTCGGACCTATTACTGGTCGACGCCATTTTGACGCTCCGACGCTGGACATTGGCCGAATGGAACGCCATGTACCAAGACTTGCCGTCACGGCAGGACAAGATTCGCGTCCAAGATCGCAGTATAATTCAAACGAACGACAACGAAACACGTTGTCTCGCTCCCGCATCCGTGCAACCCCGACTCGACGAGCTGGTGCAGCAACACCCGAGTGGTCGTTGCTTTATTCGTCCTTCGGGAACCGAAGATGTGGTACGCATTTATGCGGAAGCTGCGACCCGCGAGGCTGCCGACACACTCTGTCAAGCGGCGGCGCGTGTCGTTCACGATGAGTGTCAAGGCGTGGGTGAGCCGCCTTCAATACAGAGTCGGATGTAG
- a CDS encoding predicted protein: MIHQIPLEVEPTTSSLNKRSHAGLKAHAAPNDVTEVQQLSTSSLNALRTRQAMWAVLWKDIVKEYAEEEPETATSSGSLSSDDDDEDEEEETGIAQALVRAAFSPTLSTPDLAKLVMNVTGTSHQTTVDEGPVTKKARVESDSHQTSGPPMESIKFTNNCQVRRHSMKLSVSAPSLLHVDQRTMQASTDLSATITNAVKPDDLLREILTSKDRSIETFAAMDLEQDFFEPVTEAAITAYDMPVVQAVREAEIETLHRMKESGRDLNARNKFGESVLHICCRRGSTQVLDFLLQQVQLSPRVCCDYGRTPLHDACWTSSPNFAIIDMLTKVCPDLWHVRDKRGFTPLEYVSREQWNVWGTYLRSRSVEQLAARELM; encoded by the coding sequence ATGATTCACCAGATTCCGTTGGAAGTCGAAccgacgacttcttcgcTCAACAAGCGCAGTCACGCTGGCTTGAAAGCTCATGCTGCTCCCAATGATGTGACGGAGGTCCAGCAGCTGTCAACGTCGTCTCTGAACGCCCTAAGAACTCGACAAGCCATGTGGGCGGTACTGTGGAAGGACATTGTCAAGGAATACGCCGAAGAAGAACCCGAAACAGCGACGTCTTCCGGATCTCTTTCGtccgatgatgatgacgaggacgaagaagaagaaacaggCATTGCACAAGCGCTTGTGCGCGCCGCCTTTTCGCCGACTCTCTCTACTCCAGACTTGGCCAAACTCGTCATGAATGTGACCGGTACATCACACCAGACGACAGTCGACGAAGGCCCCGTGACCAAGAAAGCTCGAGTGGAATCGGACAGTCACCAAACCTCCGGCCCTCCCATGGAATCCATCAAGTTCACCAACAATTGTCAAGTTCGTCGTCACTCCATGAAGCTCAGCGTCTCGGCCCCGTCGCTCCTGCACGTTGATCAACGCACCATGCAAGCCTCCACTGACCTTTCCGCCACCATTACCAACGCCGTCAAACCCGACGACTTGTTGCGTGAGATTCTGACTTCCAAGGATCGTTCCATCGAGACGTTTGCCGCAATGGACCTGGAACAGGACTTTTTTGAGCCCGTGACCGAAGCCGCCATTACCGCCTACGATATGCCGGTTGTACAAGCCGTCCGCGAAGCAGAAATCGAAACCTTGCACCGGATGAAGGAATCTGGCCGTGATCTCAACGCACGAAACAAGTTTGGTGAGTCCGTCTTGCACATTTGTTGTCGCCGCGGATCCACGCAAGTCTTGGATTTTCTACTCCAGCAAGTGCAACTTTCGCCCCGCGTCTGCTGCGATTACGGCCGCACGCCTCTGCACGATGCTTGCTGGACGAGCTCGCCCAATTTTGCAATCATTGACATGTTGACCAAAGTGTGTCCGGATTTGTGGCACGTGCGCGACAAGCGGGGATTTACACCGCTCGAGTACGTCAGTCGGGAGCAATGGAACGTTTGGGGCACCTACTTGCGCTCTCGTTCGGTGGAGCAGTTGGCGGCGCGAGAGTTGATGTGA
- a CDS encoding predicted protein: protein MMKAFRKIIVTDNVNKIPCSSLVRSRVNAQQHETLRAPGPNSWTKRIVVLIHISLALLPNICSASLANPLQSKFENDADKTEPPEQENKAFIEYETRSDAKDRSSNSDDNVEDSMYDPLQIDPECGYEDCWSPPESTMEQITTAGVDATCSYGGVDPDGLFQAEDEESRERCTTQQEMIVDKHWGSDPHIIQMRDKLRQSGSGISSKHERLKKINDTATGSTTPTNHATAKANESDTVNKRPPIFLMPGLASTRLVAWRFKSCPHHPLLSDIKVQDYVWLNINLVMQMGTIDVSCMKECLQLGWNQTDTDDIEIGCKLRPDEGLDAISSLSPGGISTKLLVGGTNTVYAWLVQWLADNLGYDVSNIVGLPYDWRLSPDKMQSRDGFLTLTRRRIEAAVQSNGKPGIMVAHSMGNLIFRYFLEWLKTELQQEAFHRYVKQADRRAKMKQKAARNLEDEASTDTSYLSGWVTGFDEWWSGSPADETDIASRNAKLWELAQMEGETAWYEWIETHIWTYIGLSSPMLGAINPLRAVISGENMGVPMEDSTAREMEITFGSTHTVNPLSTKEGFCDRWDFDDWGDEELATTSARTAQMNKHQAHVDSRLACLDDIVTEIEGLAEDQGNRDPWKNYPALKALLLDREDWDSDQPMVQITTEYCDEKEKSPCAINSTFNIGPLDVQSGEIFTKINKVWREELDPLKVKKEQLEESFWNTAVPNMLNSSWERPLIKHVIMAYGVDVPTEVGYTYRKRVIKDTSLIEGEYDGIPNLQRALWEDAGGTLYEERFDVQRGGFGEMLGKKRPRRTKIADGSLHHSGDGSVPYLSLMWAHTWLLHAVRALRHDGSEGPKNPLDGIEISHRPKGAMEWMKGSPPKSVTILGGDKKYEESSDTGTAHPHGTKYKPEMIRYHSAGTSRTTGIEYTTTVLEALRVEHKETTRNYDILAAVFTDVLRKMHDDLNIV, encoded by the exons ATGATGAAGGCGTTTCGGAAAATCATCGTCACCGACAATGTGAACAAAATTCCTTGTTCCAGCCTTGTGAGGAGTCGAGTGAATGCGCAACAACACGAGACGCTCCGTGCACCCGGTCCGAACAGCTGGACGAAACGAATAGTTGTGCTGATACATATTAGTCTGGCACTACTTCCAAATATCTGTTCAGCAAGCCTAGCCAATCCATTGCAATCAAAATTTGAGAACGACGCTGACAAGACGGAGCCTCCCGAGCAAGAAAATAAAGCGTTTATAGAATACGAGACTCGAAGCGATGCCAAGGATCGTTCCTCGAACTCGGACGATAACGTGGAAGACTCTATGTACGATCCTCTCCAAATCGACCCGGAGTGCGGATACGAGGATTGTTGGAGTCCGCCCGAAAGTACAATGGAACAAATAACTACTGCAGGGGTCGACGCCACGTGCAGTTACGGCGGTGTCGACCCGGATGGACTATTCCAAGCGGAGGACGAGGAAAGTCGGGAACGCTGCACTACCCAGCAAGAAATGATTGTGGACAAGCATTGGGGGTCCGATCCACATATTATTCAAATGCGAGATAAGTTACGTCAATCGGGTAGTGGTATTTCGAGCAAGCATGAGCGGTTGAAGAAAATCAACGATACAGCCACCGGTTCCACTACCCCCACCAACCACGCCACAGCAAAAGCTAACGAATCGGACACTGTGAACAAACGACCGCCAATATTTCTCATGCCTGGTTTGGCATCGACTCGCCTCGTAGCTTGGCGTTTTAAATCGTGTCCACATCATCCACTGCTCAGTGACATCAAAGTACAAGACTATGTTTGGCTCAACATCAACCTTGTCATGCAGATGGGGACCATTGACGTTTCTTGCATGAAGGAATGTCTTCAGCTAGGATGGAATCAAACAGATACCGACGATATCGAAATTGGATGCAAGCTACGCCCTGATGAAGGATTGGACGCAATTTCTAGTCTATCTCCTGGTGGAATCAGTACAAAACTTCTAGTGGGAGGTACCAACACTGTATATGCATGGCTTGTTCAATGGTTGGCCGACAACCTTGGTTACGACGTCAGCAACATCGTTGGATTGCCCTATGACTGGCGGCTGTCACCTGACAAAATGCAATCTCGTGATGGCTTTCTAACCCTGACACGCCGTCGGATTGAAGCCGCGGTTCAGTCCAACGGGAAACCTGGTATTATGGTGGCACACAGTATGGGCAATCTTATTTTTCGATACTTTCTGGAATGGCTCAAAACAGAACTTCAGCAAGAAGCCTTTCACCGCTACGTCAAGCAAGCTGACCGACGAGccaaaatgaaacaaaaGGCAGCTAGAAACCTTGAAGACGAAGCGAGCACTGATACTTCCTACTTGTCTGGTTGGGTGACAGGCTTTGACGAATGGTGGAGCGGTTCTCCCGCTGACGAAACGGATATCGCTTCACGTAACGCCAAATTGTGGGAGCTCGCCCAAATGGAAGGCGAAACAGCATGGTATGAATGGATTGAAACGCATATCTGGACCTATATTGGATTGTCGTCCCCGATGCTGGGTGCCATAAATCCGTTGCGTGCGGTCATCTCGGGGGAGAACATGGGTGTACCAATGGAAGATTCGACGGCCCGTGAAATGGAGATAACGTTCGGGAGTACACACACCGTCAATCCACTCAGTACCAAAGAGGGCTTTTGTGATCGCTGGGACTTCGACGATTGGGGCGACGAGGAGTTGGCTACAACGTCGGCTAGGACGGCTCAAATGAACAAGCACCAGGCACACGTTGACTCGAGGCTCGCCTGCTTAGACGATATCGTTACCGAAATCGAAGGTTTGGCAGAAGATCAAGGCAACAGGGATCCTTGGAAAAACTATCCCGCTCTGAAAGCGTTGTTACTTGACCGAGAAGACTGGGATTCAGATCAACCAATGGTGCAGATCACCACCGAATACTGcgatgaaaaggaaaagtctcCATGTGCCATCAACTCAACATTCAACATTGGTCCGTTAGATGTCCAATCCGGGGAGATATTTACCAAAATTAACAAAGTTTGGCGCGAAGAGCTAGATCCGCTGAAAGTTAAGAAAGAGCAGCTTGAAGAGTCCTTTTGGAATACTGCCGTTCCTAACATGTTGAATTCATCTTGGGAGCGACCTTTGATAAAACACGTGATTATGGCTTATGGCGTCGACGTTCCTACCGAAGTGGGTTACACATACCGCAAACGCGTTATTAAAGATACTTCATTGATAGAAGGGGAATACGACGGGATTCCCAATCTTCAGCGTGCTTTGTGGGAAGACGCCGGAGGAACTTTGTACGAAGAACGTTTTGATGTTCAACGCGGTGGCTTTGGCGAAATGCTGGGCAAGAAGCGCCCGCGACGGACGAAAATTGCTGATGGATCATTGCACCACAGTGGTGACGGAAGCGTTCCCTATCTATCCCTCATGTGGGCGCACACATGGCTACTCCATGCGGTGCGTGCGTTGCGGCACGACGGCTCCGAAGGCCCTAAAAACCCTCTAGACGGCATCGAAATTAGCCACCGCCCCAAAGGAGCAATGGAATGGATGAAAGGATCGCCACCGAAAAGTGTTACAATTCTAGGCGGAGACAAAAAATACGAAGAGAGTTCCGACACTGGGACAGCCCATCCCCACGGCACCAAATATAAACCAGAAATGATTCGGTATCACTCGGCAGGGACCAGTCGAACAACAGGGATTGAGTACACAACCACTGTTCTAGAAGCGTTGCGGGTCGAACACAAGGAGACAACTCG AAATTACGATATTCTCGCTGCAGTGTTCACAGATGTCTTGCGCAAGATGCACGACGACTTGAACATTGTATAA
- a CDS encoding predicted protein, whose translation MSPYDDGESSARGMPIEQPRAISAKQAVSYTVGAFIALSVMFTPQLSMPAEAASSTATPTASVTRPMSVEQRNLDAAQSILDAADAKLKVTQKSVATAKAADDKQLAILKKAEDKANKAKDDLVSATTKLTTMRGDVKVSDKAVEKQKEKIVAFKQAQTESLVGLDKARVARKETALKLTTAQQGTKSYEKTKQTAQKSYDVANQKFKLYESQQAEKQKKIDASKKVATEKLKAKQAADAKVAKKNAERKAKEEAKIRKTNLDALKKQISKQDEKVKKAQTNLKALEKELRSLNSRKTIEKQEVKIAQAKTKLEAEKSILKELKAKKV comes from the exons ATGAGCCCGTACGACGACGGGGAATCATCCGCCCGTGGGATGCCAATTGAGCAGCCGCGAGCCATCTCTGCAAAACAAGCTGTTTCGTATACCGTCGGTGCCTTCATTGCTCTGTCGGTGATGTTCACTCCCCAGCTTTCCATGCCGGCGGAAGCGGCTTCTTCCACCGCCACTCCCACCGCTTCCGTAACGCGGCCCATGTCGGTCGAACAACGAAACTTGGACGCGGCCCAGTCAATTCTTGATGCCGCGGACGCCAAGCTCAAGGTGACGCAAAAGTCCGTCGCGACGGCCAAAGCAGCCGATGATAAGCAGCTGGCGATACTCAAAAAGGCAGAGGACAAGGCCAACAAAGCGAAGGATGACCTCGTGTCTGCCACTACCAAACTCACTACTATGCGAGGAGACGTTAAGGTCTCGGACAAGGCCGTggagaaacaaaaggaaaaaataG TTGCTTTCAAGCAAGCCCAAACGGAGTCACTAGTTGGCTTGGACAAAGCTCGCGTCGCCCGAAAAGAAACTGCCTTAAAGCTCACGACGGCCCAACAAGGGACAAAAAGCTACGAAAAGACGAAACAAACAGCTCAGAAAAGTTACGACGTTGCCAACCAAAAGTTCAAATTGTATGAGAGCCAACAGGCcgaaaagcagaagaaaattgacgcttccaaaaaggttGCCACCGAAAAGCTCAAGGCCAAGCAAGCTGCTGACGCCAAGGTGGCCAAAAAGAATGccgaacgaaaagcgaaagaagaagccaagattCGCAAAACAAATCTCGACGCTTTAAAGAAACAGATTTCGAAACAGGATGAGAAGGTGAAGAAAGCCCAAACAAATTTGAAGGCTCTCGAAAAGGAACTCAGGTCGCTCAACTCACGCAAAACGATCGAAAAACAAGAAGTGAAGATTGCACAAGCAAAAACAAAGCTAGAAGCGGAAAAGAGTATATTGAAAGAACTCAAGGCCAAAAAAGTCTAG